The nucleotide sequence CATCAATTGCCTCTAAAGGATAATCGTTTTCCCAATCGTTTTCGTTTCCATATCCCCATTTTACAACGATACAATCAATTCCAGCATTTTTTGCAGTTTGAATGTCAGTTCCAGAATCTCCGATATATACTGTCTCATCCGGAGCTACATTGGCCTTTTTGATTATTTGCAGAACCGCTGTAGGATCAGGTTTTGAAGGATAATCAAAATCATGACCCATTATCGATAAAAAATTAATATCGCCAAAGAATTTATCTGTAAATGTTTCAATGGAGTCTGTAAATCTGTTTGAGTTAATTGCAATCAATACTCCCCTGTCCTGTAGTTTTTGCAATACCTCACGGCTTTTTGGAAATGGTATGGTGTTTTCCTTATCTGCTCCATAATAAATGTCAAGGTAGGTATCCTTTATTAGTTTAATATTTTCTGGAGTGCTTTGCTCTTCAAGGACAAGTGAAACGATTTCATCAATATTTCCTCCCAAATACTTGACATATTCATCACTGGTCAGTGTTGGAAAATCATACATTGACAATGCCTTATTCAAGTAAATGACAACATCATGAACCGAATCCATTATTGTTCCGTCAAAATCAAAAATTGCAAGTTTTTTCATAATCTGTCCTCACAATTATATTGGACAATTAAGATATAAAATATTATGAATAGAAAAGTTAAAATTGGAATTATTGTAATTATTGTGATACTGCTTGCATATTTTGCATTCACTTTTTTAAGCTACAATCATGCTGAAAAGACTGCAACTGATTATTTGAATGGAACTGATAAGGTTAACGTGACAAAAATTGATAATGGACTTTTTGTTGACGGATACGGAAACGATACTGCACTGATTTTCTATCCTGGTGCTAAAGTTGAGTATACATCATATTTGCCTATGTTTTGTAATCTGGCTTCAAAAGGTGTTGACTGTTATCTGGTTGAAATGCCACTTAATTTTGCAATTTTCGGTGAAAATGAAGCAGATTCAATTATTGATAAGACAAACTACACACATTACTTCATGTCCGGCCATTCACTTGGAGGATATGTTGCTTCATCATACCTATCACATACAAACAGAACTGACGGATTAATATTGTTAGCAGCCTATCCTACAGAAAAAATTGACAAACCAGTATTGTCAATTTACGGCACAAAAGACAATGTATTGAATATGGAAAAATATAATGAATCAAAACCGTTAATGAGCAATTTAACTGAATATGTCATTAATGGAGGAAATCACGCCCAATTCGGATATTACGGCAATCAATCAGGAGACAATTCCTCAAAAATCACACCTCAAAATCAGCAAAGCCAAAGTGTTGAAGTGATATTGGATTTCATTGATGAATTAACCTAAACAATGCAATCAAACCGATTAATGCAGTAAAACTTTCAATAACAGCAGATGAGAAATCCAGAATAGCTAAAAAATAAATTACATAAATAGCACTATTTACAATAAAACCTGTTTTAATTGTCTTGATTGATTTTAAATAGTAATTACATAACGTGATTTGTATTATCGCAATTATTGGCAATAATCCGACAAATCCCATAGTATTTACCATCAAACCCAAAACGACAGAAATTACTATGAAAAATATTGTCCAGTTGAATGTCAATTTGTCCTTATAAACCATCATGTTACGTGCTGCTGCAATGGC is from Methanobrevibacter sp. and encodes:
- a CDS encoding YgjV family protein, with product MDLAWNILAGNAISLIAGIFIILSMWVNDEKQAYKYQFLNAFILIISSVFFLSWTGVTTMAIAAARNMMVYKDKLTFNWTIFFIVISVVLGLMVNTMGFVGLLPIIAIIQITLCNYYLKSIKTIKTGFIVNSAIYVIYFLAILDFSSAVIESFTALIGLIALFRLIHQ
- a CDS encoding alpha/beta hydrolase, with amino-acid sequence MNRKVKIGIIVIIVILLAYFAFTFLSYNHAEKTATDYLNGTDKVNVTKIDNGLFVDGYGNDTALIFYPGAKVEYTSYLPMFCNLASKGVDCYLVEMPLNFAIFGENEADSIIDKTNYTHYFMSGHSLGGYVASSYLSHTNRTDGLILLAAYPTEKIDKPVLSIYGTKDNVLNMEKYNESKPLMSNLTEYVINGGNHAQFGYYGNQSGDNSSKITPQNQQSQSVEVILDFIDELT
- a CDS encoding HAD family hydrolase; the protein is MKKLAIFDFDGTIMDSVHDVVIYLNKALSMYDFPTLTSDEYVKYLGGNIDEIVSLVLEEQSTPENIKLIKDTYLDIYYGADKENTIPFPKSREVLQKLQDRGVLIAINSNRFTDSIETFTDKFFGDINFLSIMGHDFDYPSKPDPTAVLQIIKKANVAPDETVYIGDSGTDIQTAKNAGIDCIVVKWGYGNENDWENDYPLEAIDDFDEIIKYF